Proteins encoded by one window of Amaranthus tricolor cultivar Red isolate AtriRed21 chromosome 4, ASM2621246v1, whole genome shotgun sequence:
- the LOC130809871 gene encoding homeobox-leucine zipper protein ATHB-4, which produces MMVPKINKVGIEIKPPLLVDLEITSKVVVSPNSNISSTATGKHLGDFKFNGGEMTSDEDKGGNGGGSCSDHRKKLRLGKAQIMVLEQAFREHTILNTKQKMALAKQVKLRPRQVEVWFQNRRARTKLKQIEVDCEYFRRYCEKLSEENKKLEKEVQKLRALKASTSHQQPTTLSMCPSCISSSTPVAETRSCPVAILYRPLPLNVNK; this is translated from the exons ATGATGGTGCCAAAAATTAATAAGGTTGGGATTGAAATAAAACCACCATTACTGGTGGATTTGGAAATAACAAGCAAAGTAGTAGTCTCACCAAACAGCAACATATCAAGTACTGCAACCGGAAAACATTTGggtgattttaaatttaatggTGGTGAAATGACGAGTGACGAAGACAAAGGCGGTAATGGTGGTGGCAGCTGCAGTGATCATAGAAAAAAGCTTAGACTTGGCAAGGCACAAATCATGGTGTTGGAACAAGCTTTTAGGGAACACACTATCCTCAATACA AAGCAAAAGATGGCATTGGCAAAACAAGTGAAGTTACGGCCAAGACAAGTAGAAGTATGGTTTCAAAATAGAAGAGCAAG GACAAAGTTGAAACAAATAGAAGTGGATTGCGAGTACTTTAGAAGATATTGTGAGAAGTTAAGCGAAGAGAATAAGAAGCTGGAAAAGGAAGTGCAAAAACTAAGGGCTTTAAAGGCTTCTACCTCTCATCAACAACCAACAACCCTCTCAATGTGTCCTTCATGCATTTCTTCTTCTACTCCGGTCGCTGAAACAAGGTCGTGTCCGGTGGCCATCCTCTATCGGCCTCTACCACTCAACGTCAATAAATAA
- the LOC130809872 gene encoding peptidyl-prolyl cis-trans isomerase FKBP20-2, chloroplastic: MVQKKKIKEQNLNQQTLLSKFTSLFSLPMIMLPLPSLQPKPILSINVASYFPTLKYSFLSRKQISCCHSSCSVEDSSERNACKVFSKEKTPRRLILFMFITSRSFPTLISYGKTKSKNPYDEKRLLEQNKQRQRENNAPDDFPNFIREGFQVKVVASDNYIKRDSGLIYRDFEVGQGDCPKDGQQVTFHYIGYNESGRRIDSTYLQGSPAKIRMGTNALVPGFEEGIRDMKPGGKRRIIIPPELGPPVGPSTFFSAKQFEVFDVELLGVKDCQRRTIGFYSDVICD, encoded by the exons ATGGTCCAAAAGAAGAAGATAAAAGAGCAAAACTTGAATCAGCAAACTTTGCTCTCAAAATTTACAAGTTTGTTCTCTTTGCCCATGATAATGCTCCCATTACCTTCTCTGCAACCGAAGCCAATTTTATCTA TTAATGTGGCATCATATTTTCCTACTCTTAAATACTCCTTTTTGTCGAGAAAGCAAATATCATGCTGCCATTCAAGTTGTAGTGTAGAAGACAGTAG TGAACGGAATGCCTGTAAAGTATTCTCTAAAGAGAAAACACCGAGGAGACTGATACTCTTCATGTTCATCACTTCTAGATCTTTTCCGACTTTGATTTCCTATGGGAAGACAAAGAGTAAGAATCCATATGACGAAAAACGCTTGTTGGAGCAAAACAAGCAGAGACAACGAGAAAATAATGCTCCTGACGACTTTCCAAATTTTATTAGAGAAG GTTTCCAGGTTAAGGTGGTAGCATCTGACAATTATATAAAGCGTGATTCGGGGCTCATATACCGGGATTTTGAAGTCGGTCAAGGTGATTGTCCGAAGGACGGTCAACAG GTCACATTCCATTACATTGGGTATAATGAATCAGGTCGCCGTATCGACAGTACATACTTGCAGGGTTCTCCTGCCAAAATCAGGATGGGCACTAATGCACTAGTGCCAG GATTTGAGGAAGGAATACGTGACATGAAACCCGGGGGTAAAAGAAGAATCATCATTCCTCCAGAGCTTGGACCACCG GTTGGACCTTCAACGTTTTTCAGTGCCAAACAGTTCGAGGTTTTTGATGTGGAACTGCTGGGTGTCAAAGATTGTCAGAGGAGAACCATTGGATTCTACTCGGATGTTATCTGCGATTGA